AATCTTGCCGGAAGTACAAAAGAGGAAGTAGAGGGTTATATAAAGGAAACAATAGAGGAAAAGGAAGATGATGCCCTTCCTGGAATGGGCGTGTTATTTGAGGTAGTTTGGAAAAAATCCACCGAGGATGAGAAAAACAAGATGATGGATAAAATTATGAGCGAGATAAATAAAAAATAATTTAGCTCCTTTTTAGGAGCTTTTTTTATTACCTGAAGGAATTAAGGGTGTTACTATAGAAAAATAATAAAAATATTCCCTCTTATGAAGATGAATTTAATTTAAGGAGAATTGTGCAATGAAGAGTATAACATTAATAACCAAGGGCAAAAATACCTGTGAAGCCTTAGAACGTCAATTAAAAGATTTAATAGGGGATAAGGTTAAAATAAGAAGTTTTTATATTGATGGCAATATAAAGGATAATATTACGGATAATTTAATTGTGATTTCAAGTAACATAATTTATAATGAGGCAAAAAAATATGTAAATCCTGAATGCCCTGTTATTATAGCGCGACGGTCTTTAAATTATCATGAAATAGATAAACTACTAGAAATTCCAGCAGGAACCGACGTTCTTTTGGTTAATGACCTTTTGGATACTACCCTTGAAACAATCTCTTTATTAAAGGCACTGGGTATAGATCATATTAACTATTTTCCTTATTATCCAGAGATAAAGGAATATCCTAAGCTACAGATAGCGGTTACACCCGGTGAACTGGATCTAATACCGGATTGCGTGGAGAAAGTAATAGATATAAAGACCCGAAATATAGACTTTACTA
The DNA window shown above is from Thermovenabulum gondwanense and carries:
- the sspI gene encoding small acid-soluble spore protein SspI, translating into MNFDIRDLVMKNLAGSTKEEVEGYIKETIEEKEDDALPGMGVLFEVVWKKSTEDEKNKMMDKIMSEINKK